ATGTTGAAAGCAGGTTTGCATCGCCGTACTCCACTTTTAACAAATCCAGGTTGTCACTAAAAAAATGGTGTACTCCCTAGTGCTGAAAATTAGTCTGGGGAAGGCAATTTCTTGACAGCCTTACCCTTGCATAATTATTTGTACAATTTTGCAATGAGGTTGGTTCAAATTCAAAACTTCCAGGCCACAAGTGAAGAGACTACCACTGCACCAGGTCCACCCTTCAAAAGAATAAACTAAAGATTAAGAATTTTAATTTCCAAGAAACTTCAAATTGTGTGGAAATAAAGTCACAGTGATGTAGCTGGGAGACATGCAGAAATAGTGGAGTGTGGTCCTCCATTTTATACTTTTAGCCAACAATGCCTACTTTGCGTAATGCCATTTATCTCACATCCTATTTGTTCTGGTGGTGCTCTAAATTTCTTATTTTTTACAAATGCAATTCTTAACAAATCAAGCAAATATCATAGTATTACATAGTTCAAATATGTGACCTTTTCGCAATGTAATGTACATTTTGATCCCTTTGTTATTTTATTATGATGACTAATAACATTGGGAAACAAGTTGCAAATAGtacatttttccaaaaaaaaaggtaccaaactttttttttggcttaGATCCATTGCACTGTTCCTACAAAAATGTTGTTCTATTAGATTTTTAATACTatctatttttatataaattaaatCTGCACATATGTTATGCCTTCATTGAAGTCTTGCCTGATTGTATCATTATAATTCATTGTAGCCCATGGAATTGGATCAAGTGTTCTCAGACCGTGATAGTGAAGATGAAGTTGACGATGATATTGCTGACTTTGAGGATAGAAGAGTAAGTGACAAACTTGTTTGTGAAACATACAATTTATGCATGTTGTATATCCGCTTGAGCTTCAGTCATTTCTGCCTAGCTGTTCAATTATTGTGAATTTTGACTTTGCTGAGTCCGTGCAGATGCTTGATGATTTTGTCGATGTTACGAAAGATGAGAAGCTTATTATGCATATGTGGAATTCATTTGTTCGAAAACAAAGGTCAGGCCTATCTTTACTTAGTTCTAACTGTCTATCATAGTAGGCAGGAGTGGTTTGATTCTGCTGTTACTATTTTTACTTAGTTTGTTATGATAATAAGCAGCTTGGTGAACAGAGAAACTATAATTTCTCATGTGTTCAATTTTAGCTGTGTACATGAGCAGCAGTTATCAAGAACTTCTTTCAGTGAAATGCTGAAAACAATTGTTCATCTTTTTTTGTGTACAAGCTTCATCAAGTTGGGCTGTTAAGTGCTTCATCAAGTTTGGTTGTTAAGTTGTATGTGGTCCCCTTCGATTTTATCAAATGGGAAAACTGTGAAAACATTGGTCAAAATTCTGTTGTTAGAACTTAGAAATGGTACAAAATTACAAATACTTCCAAATTTATCTTGCCCCCTTTTTTTCTCTTGCCAGTTGCCAGTCCAAGTCAAGGACAGTTCTACCATCTCCATCCCCTCAATTAACGCCACTAGACCTCAATGCTGTCACCTCCTGTGAACTTTTGCAGATCCCACATTTCCACCGCATTATATACCCACCGGTCCCGATCATGGCACATCACTGTTGGTTACGGGCTGTATTGGCAATGTGATCATTAACAATATCCATATGCATTTTGTTGGTGTGGCTTCGGCCGCTGCATCATCATTCAGCTGCTGGAATCACAGTGGATGGCAGTCACAAGTTAGCTCCCCACTTCTATGACCCTTATCAGAATATAGCACGTAGGCACGGTGGCCTATCATCTCCGCCTGCCAGCCAACACGCGAATTCACAATGGCTTCCTTGATGCGtgctgagtttttttttctgaagctTTAAAGTTTGATTATTTGGATGAATTCGCTGTTCTCAAACCTAATGCCTTACCTCCAGGATTGTTTTCTAGTTGAGTACGGCTTCTGTGTTGAGCTTTCTTTTTGCCATCTGAATTGCTTTATTGTTTCCTATCGTGGCTGGATAGAACTGCTTTATTGCTCCATTTTTATATGTAGATCCAACGAAGCATTGAGACTAGTACTATCCATGTCATTCGATCTTAATTCTAATTGTTTCAGAAAATATAAATTGCAGGGCGCTAGCTGATGGTCATGTACCTTGGGCCTGCGAGGCATTCTCCCAATTTCATGGACGGCGACTTGTGCAGAACCCTGCTCTACTGTGGTAAGTGGCTGATTTGGAAATACATTAGTCAAGACCTCATGTACTGTGCGTATGTGCAATGCTACTTATCCGATTTACAATTCCCTCGCTTGATGGACAGGGGCTGGCGTTTCTTCATGATCaaactctagaaccacagcctTCTAGACGCCCGCACCATGAACGCATGCAACACAATCCTCCAAGGTTTCCAAGACGAAAGCACGGACCTGAAGTAATTTTGGTGCTTTGAGTGAAAGTTTTAGGGTACCATTGATTCCTAGGGAAGAAGAAAATGGGGGTCATTGTTTCATTCATGACTATTGCCAATTGTATTAATTGTTGTTGCTGAAAACACACGTTGCGGAGGCAACTCTCAAACTATAATATTCAGGTATATATTTGAATTTAATGAATATACTCAGCGTTGTTGATCGTTGTAGCAAGCGTTACTCAACCAACTCGTGTGCGCACACACGCATAGTTCTGTGTATTCCTATTTGTGGGCAGCAAGGACGTATGATTGTAAATGCTCCTTGTGCCCCAAAACAACGAAAACATAGCCCGTATATAGGattcaaaaaaatgaacttGAAAACTTCTGCCAAAAATAGTTGAATTATGTGCATGTTTAGCATATAAGATATATGCCAATGAAAATTTTTGTATTTCACAGACCTTTCaattttgttttgcaacaatcgATATTTTGGAACAGTAGAATCAGTCTTTGCAATGAAATGATCGTCTTGCAAAGACTAGTTTTTACTGATATATATCTTGAGTTTGCACACAAGATTATGCGTCAGTTTGTCATCAACTCAGTGTTAACATGTCATGAAAAGTGCATGTATAAACTACACTTACAGTCAGGTACTCATGGTTAGCTACAGTACAATAGTAGTATTGACTACTTGACATAGTGTTGCCGCATAAACTCTTATCCATCACGTGCCACTACACAAGTGACTACTTTCTAAAATTGTCAGTTAAAGGTGACACCAGGAAACATCTCAACCATCAGGGCCAGTGTAAACCCTTTAGTCATCTGATGCCCTGCTGACAAGAGATGTTTCAAGATAGGAAGCCTCCCCCAGGCATGCTGCCTGGCCCCTGCGGCGCAATCTTCCCTTGCATCATCTGCACTGCCTGATTGTGGCCCTGCATGAACTGCTGCCCCATTCCTGTGCCCACCATCTGGGGCTGCTGCTGGGGCTGCATCTGTTACTGCTGATGCTGCATTTGCTGCATATGTTGCTGGAGtggcatctgctgctgctggtgttgCATCGGTTGCatctgctgcggctgctggtgTTGCATTGGTTGCAtctgctgaggctgctgctgGTGATGTTGCATCGGTTGcatctgcggctgctgctgctgcatctgtGTCTGCTGTTGTTGCATTGGCTGCATCTGCGACTACTGTTGTTGAATCTGCTGCATTTGCGACTGCTGTTGTTGCATCggctgcatctgctgctgctgctgttgctagagtggcaactgctgctgctgaagtgGAAGGCCTTGCTGCTGCATATGCATGTGTTGCTgttgcagcagctgctgctgtaactgttgttgttgttgctgtagcTGTTGCTGCTGCATTGGTGGTTGCTGAGTTGATACCTGAGGTTTGAACACCACCATGTCCTGGACAAAAAAGGCAATCTTTCAGCAAATGCAGATAATTATGTTgaagtatatatatttttaactaCAATCAAGATTACTCCAGGGAAGAGCATGCCAATCAGTCGACCTGCTTTGTCAGACATTGATAGCAGCAGAGTTTGCGATGTTAACTGTATCACAGCACACTGAAATTGAGGACCAATTGGGATTAGAACTGTACACAATAACTGCCAGAAAACTAAGTCTTTCAAGACGGCAGGAGATGAACCGCAGCAGAATCACAAAGGTACTAAAAGATTAGAACCAGCCACACAATAACTGCCAGAAAACAAAGTCTTTGAGACAACAGTAGATGAACCACAGCAGAATCACAAACATACTAAAAGATTAGAACCAGGCACTGACCAGCTTCTTTTCTTGTAGTTGTCCAAGAAACCCATGCTGATTTAAAGTCCGGAATACTAGAAAGTCTGCCTTGCCAACATATTGTCTGCAGAATGACCACAGAAATGTGTCACTCATGGCATATTACAAGAAAATGTGACAATTAGATAAATCGACATCGGAAAGAATTAAGTTCAGAAACAAACTTGTTGTTCATATGCTCTTGTACTATGAGGCGAACAATCTGCATAGTTTCTGGCCAGTCTGCTAGAAGTCTGCATACATAGAAGGTAGGGCTTTCAGTCTCCTAGTTAGTCAGGAAGCATGCACGATTTGAAGCACAATTTGAAAGTAGCAACAATGGGTTACATTGGAGAAAAAGATTGATCTTTATTATACCCATAGAACACATCAAGCAAATTGTACATGGCATAAGCATCAATAGAATATAAAGACCCAAAAAAGAACAATTCTAGTGCAACTCATTTCTTTTCAGACGAGGACAACAATGACATCAACTAAGAACAATAACTCCTGATCCGTGATAGTAATCAACAGAAAACACTAATGAAATAGAGATTCAAGAAAATACAAGGATTATTGCAATAATTCAAACACTTACGTTTCGGACGCTATTCCGCTCCTATAACCCTGTCAGACAGAGAAAGGGTGAGAAATATCAACAAGAAAAAAGAGCTAAtttttttacaccaagtttAAGCAACCATGTTATAGATTCAGGAGTTTATCTAAACAAATTCCtccattttttacaaaaatgatGCTGAATTGTGTAAATCTGAATTGGTCGGCGTCAAGTATTCCAAATCGGAGGTAGTACTCTATATCAATGAGCTTAGCAAGAAAATGGGTCAAGACAACACAAGAGTTAACTGAATGAGCATAGAAGTGTCACCATATCTCAGGAGTAATTCATTCAGCTAGTAATACTGCAGATTAAAAAAACTACTGGAAGGTTTAATAATTTTTACAAATAATGTACAATTTTTGGGAGTTCAATAATGCAAATAGAGACTTACTTCAAGTTTACAAATAAATACAGGCTGTCCTTGCCTCTGTCCAGATAAGGTCCCCTGAAATATAGATAGACAGCAAACATAAATAATTTATCAATGTTACAGAATTTGCAGTTTTGTTTGTGTGTGGGGGGAGTGGGTGGGTGGGGTGCGGGCGCAAGGATTTTACCTCCCAGATTTTGACATACTTTGGTGGTGCCTGTTGGCCATTGGGATGCTGCCCAATAGGCATATTCATGGCTGAATTGTTAGTCACACCTAGGGAATTGACTCCAGTCTGCTGGGCCATCCCCGGTGTCGGCATCATTGCAGGTGCTGAAGAGATAGCAGTAGACCCAAGGCCACCCATCACATTTTGGTTTGCACCAATTCCACCTTGGCCACCCATCACATTTTGGTTTGCACCAATTCCACCTTGTCCTAATTGTGATCCAGCCATCAAGCCTCCTTGTGCCACAGGTTGCACTGATTGACCCATGCCCATGCTGCTTTGGATGTTAGGCAGAGAGGATGATACGGCTACGTTTGAATTGCCTGATACAGTAGAAGTGTTTGAGCCAAATGAACCAAGACCCGTGCTCTGTACCATCTGTTGAGCAGCAATAGGTTGTCCAGGTCCAGACATAGaggagatgacagagggtgtcGATGTCATGCCACTTGATATCATGTTCGATATGTGGACTTGTATTGGTGTTGTCCCTATGTTAGGCAGTCCCATCGAGGTAGCTCCTCTTGTTAGAGAAGTTGAGTTCATCAGCCGAACCTGTGACAGATTGTTGAGGAGGCTGCCATGACCACCAGGCCGAACCGGCTGTTGAACAGGGTTTATTATAGGTTTGTGCTCTTGCACACTATCATTTGCAACATCTGCTTCTTGTGAAATATGAGATGGTGATGAGGTTTGCAATGCTGATATTCCTTGCGAAGCCACATTTGAAATAGGTGTTATGTGTGAGAAAGTAGGTGCAGAAACCATCGGCGGTACGGTTGCTGGTTCCTAACAAAATAAAATTCGAatgtattattattttattagaatgaagaaacaaacaaagaggtTCCAATAACTGTATAGCTTACCACTTTAATAGTTGCAGTAGAAATGCCTCCAACTCCAACTGATTGACGGCCAATCATTGGTCCATTCACTGGAAATATTTGATGGAATTAGCCATCATGTCAAGGTATGCAATAACATGGATTAACAGGCAAAAGCAAATCGCAATATTAGGTGGATCAACTCATCATAATTCCATTTCTATAAGAAGATTACAAATGAACTCCTGAAACTGACAAATATGACTAACAGTGTTTTATGGCACATAGCAACTTATAATACTAAAAAATTACTCTATGGAACAAATAATGCAGCCACTTAACAAGAATTCATATGCACAGTAGTAGTACATTTACATATCAGTACATATACATTAAATTAATGTGTGTAAGCCTCACAATATATCAATCTCATGTTAATTATGACAAACTCCTTCAAACAACTACTACCTATATGCAATTCAGATGTGACTGATTTAAAAAAAGATCGACATCTCAGAACGAAACACAAGTATTGCCAGTTAACACCTTTAGGATATGTGACCATCTCTGTCCTATAATGGTGCTTGAGCAAAACATTTGCCCAAACTGACAGAAATATATTCCAGTGATACAAACTGCTAGAAATATAGTGATCAACTTCTATGTTTAGTGTATTCATTTTTGCAATTACAGGATAAAACATATTTCAACTCACCAAACTGAAGGTAGATTTCACTGTGCAACAAGAAATCACACTATATCAGCGCCAAATGTGATCCAATTTTTTATGTGTTCTCACTAGTATAAAGCATCACAAGCACAATCCTTTGAGCCTTTTGCACAACAAAGGTACTCTTTACACAAAACTAGATCATGTAATAGCATATTCAAAACCCTTGTCTGCTGCAAAATAGTCGGCCATATTCATTATTACTTTTTCTGCCATATGTTAGGAATGCCGGCCAAATTGACACATCAAGAATAAATTCACTTGGGTAATTTTTCCTCAGTCAAATTGAAACTAGTATTCGTTAAACCAATTCTCACTAAACTAGGTGAAAATACCTAAACCTCTTTTATAAAACTTTCCCAACATCCCTTCTGCGCACAGATATCACATCAACAACATTTCCTTTCTATAAGGGGAAGAACCAAAAACATAACTTATTGAAAAAAGTATGCCTAACATTAACATCTTTTCAACCTGAGGAATTGGCATTTGAAGTTGGTCCTGACATTGTAACTGCAGGTGCAGTGTCCATCTTCGTTATGGTTTGATTTGGGGCCATGTTCCCATGTAAAGGACGACTTAGAGCAGTCCGCGCCTCCATGAAATTCTCAGATAGAAGAACAAGGAAGTGTGGGTTTTTTGCATGATCGACTGATGGATCAGCAGCTCGAGGATTTCGCTTGCCCTGTAGCAGAATATGGAGTAaggatcatgtccatgctcatcACAATTGTTGAAGGCCTTACAAGGTCCAATTGTATCACATAAGTTTAAAGGAATAGTCAATGTCAACTAGGAAAATCAGAGTTGGTGAAAGGTCATAACTTACAATTTTAGCTAGTATACTACTCCCTCCAGTCATtaatatattatatttttagtgTAATTTAGAACTAAAAAACATCATATATTAATGACCGGAGGGAGCAATGAATTTAATGCCTCCTCCGCTGTAATATAAACGTCACAAAAGCTTAGTCTAGACTTGATAATCAATTTCATTCAGTTTTTGAGACCATTTTTCACCAAAGACATTATCAGGGGACTATAAGTACTTGTGCACAGATGTGGGCATAgacatatttttttttccaaaaatcaATGTATTAACCACTCCCACATCCATGAAGTTAAAATGAGAAGTCAGATTGAAAGTACATTAAAGTGAGTGATATCGACGTATCGTACTCTAAAAGTATGTTTTTATTACTTGAATGTACTCCTTGGTTCTTTTTATTTGACATCCAAGAATCCATGCAGTCAAAAGTTCGTACAGTACATCAATAGATTAATGAAAGAACTAAAAGAATCAGAGAAAGGGAATAGACGAAGGTTCAAGTCCAACACAAGTGACAAAATTACCGCATTATATATAGCCTTTAATGTCGGAACCTGTTTTGGAGATATCACTGACAATGAGACAGAGCACTGCAtccaaaatattaaataaaataaaccaAATGTTACTGGCATTCCACTGAGAATTTGAGATACAGGAAATAAATAATAACAAGCTATGGCAGAACTTGTGCAGCACCTGAGCAAATGATTTCGCAACAGTCTCAGCATCAGCAATAGAAGGTTCTTTTGATGACTCAATGTTCTCTTTGTGATCAGTGCTTTGAGTAGGAAGACGATAGACAGGTGTAGGCAAAGGATATGGATTACTTGCCGTGACAAGTATGCAATGCTTTTGTGCTTCATGGTTTTGATGACTTTGGGTTGTTGTATTAGGACTGCCTTGAAGTATCTAGTTGCACATAAGAAAATGACCATTATGACATCAATAAAATTGTGGACATTGGACAGGAGCTAATTTAATGTTCCAACGAAAGAAAGATCAATGCTGTGTAACCAAAGATTTCATCACGTAAGTTTCATCCCTGCGAACAAAATGGCATGATGCCCTCCAAAAAATGCAGCAGACTATCATGCTTATTTCACTCCATTCTTATCTCTGGGTAATGCAAATATATTACCAGTAATAGTAATAACTAATTATTACTGATCCATACTATGGCTCCGTTATTTTGAGTAGCACTGTCTGCGGTCAGCTACGGCAGGTAGGATCAAAAGCAATCTGCTCCATTCATTTAAAGAATCAAATGTCTAGAGGCATCCGTAGCAAACCAGTTTTAGCGGAAAACAGATACACCACCGAAAAGAACGGTGCCTATATACACTAAGAAAAGAAAGGCAGTGTTTTGATCAAGGCATTTACTAAACTGTCCAGGATTCAAAACAGTGTGAACACAATATTCAAACTTTCTCAGTCAAATAATAGCCTGTGCAAATCATATTGTGGCCTATATTTGAAATAATCATCATTCGTGTGCAATATTATTCCCAACTACAAAAGTAATTAAACAACAATATTAGAAAAAAAACACCTGCAAGGAGAGCTACGAATCGATGTTTGTCGTCAAGTGGAACTATAAAACATCTTTATTCATAGAGAACTGGTTAACAACAAAACAAGGCAATGGAATCATAGGCAACAATGGCAAAAGAAAGCATATTGTGCTAACTGCAGGCATCATTCTCtcttaacaacacaacttgGAAGATACACAATGTTGAGATCTTATAAAGGGTGAAAGAAAAGTTCCTAACTGCTAATTTTTGGCCACGAGGAACTCATCATTtgcaacaaaattttaaacagCGTCAACATGTCAATACCGTCAGTGCTTCAGCGAGACCTTCACAAGTAGAAGCTTCGCTAAATCCTCCACCACTGAATGATATTCCCGACAACCATGATAGGAAAGCATCGGTATCTTTCGTCCATCCACTGCGCTGCACACCAAAAGCTGCATTGGAAAATGATGTTAATAACTTACTACCTCCATCCCAAAAAGAATGTGATCCTAGCTTCATCCTAAGTCAAACAATTATAAtttttgaccaagtttatatataaaaaaaggggCAGCCCCAGTGCATGAGCTCCCGCTTGTGTAGGGTCCAGGATATTTATGGTGCCAAATAAGTATAATTCAATTCATCATGAAACATATTTTCATATTATACATTCTTGGTGCCATAAATTGTAATACTATTATTATCTATAATTTTGGCCAAACCTATGATAGTTTGACTTAGGCCAAAATTAGAATTGCATTCTTTTTGGGACAGATGTAGTACTTGTTTGATAGTGTAAATTAGCTGACATGGTGATGGACATGGACGAAATATAGGCATACCACTGTAAGGTCCATGGGTATGAAAAACAACTAAGGCAAGCTCAGGTGGTGCTCCTGCAAGCTTCTGCACACATGAAGAACAAGTTATACATTGACACAATTCTTGGAATAGCATACACAAACTGAGAACACATACAATTAACAAATCATTAGGACAGAATTACCTGCCCTGGCAGTTCACTTGCACAGAAGTTCCTGCACATATTTGAATTTCCTCCACAAATAAGTCACTCCACAAATAAGTCAAAAAAAGTAAAAATCACATAGCAGAGTCGTGTGAAAAATGAATTATGACATGTTGTTTAAACGCTACTCACTAGTCAACTGTGTTCGTCGTGCCGGCCATTTAATCTATATCATCACATTTAATCTGTTTTTAGCCCATATAATCAGCCATGTAGTCTGACTATTcgctaaacaaagggtgaccGAATGTTTAGCGTTTATGCTAACACTGTTCAAAAAACTGACCAAGATTTTTGGTATGCCAATcagattattattttttaaaaaaaattgtgtatAGTTGTGACAAGACAGAAGATTGAAGGCATGGGTACTACAGATAAATAAAATAGATGATAACTCCACAAGGGAAGTTCCAAAAAATGGTTTGCAAAGCCAACAACCTGCTAGTGGTAGGTAACACCCTTCCACCTAGCTCCTAAATCCTAATAGTCACTTGGTCTGTCTGATCGCCAGTTAGTAACTCGGTGCTCCAGCGtattaatttatttattaaaCACTAGCAAAAGAGATCATTCCCTCCTTTCCGACAAGCAATGATCAACAAACCAAATCAGGAATCATCAAACAATCCAACCCCAATCTCTGGAAGCttaatttgttttagaatttcCCCAAAAGCTTAAAATAGTCCTCACAGGTTCCCACGATATGATCCAGCGATAGAGACGGCGAACACTCTGGGCGACTGGCCCTCCCCCCTGAACCCTAGCAAAGAGGCAACAAGAAATTTCCCCACAAGCACCTCCGCATCCAAGCCTCCCCGCTTGTCTCGCGCACTAGAGTCTGAAGCATGAGCTATGCCGGGAACAGAACAGAACAGGACAGGACAGAAAAGGGGCATACCGCACGATCTTCTCGACGTAGTCCGCCACAATGGTGGACCAATAGGGCCCCATCGCCGCCGTCCCCTCGACGGCAACCACCAGCTGCCTCTCCACGGCCGCCATCTGCCGCCCTCTGCGGCGAACCCACTCCCTCCCAGAACTCTAGCTAATCCAACCTCCCCGCCCGCTTGGCTTACCCCCAAATCAGTTCGCGATTCTCCTCTTCGTCGCCGTTGTCTCCGTCTCCGCCTCAAACAACACGGGTTTGGATTTATTATAGAGGGCCCAAGCCCAAAGGCCTATCGATCAAGTCCCGAAGCCCATTCACCTCCTGTGGGCTCGGTTTTTTTCCCCTCCGCGTAAAAGGCCGTGCGTGTTGACCACGAACCCACTGATTTCCGTATGTAACACGCACCCACTGATTTCCATAGAGTATTACTTATTACCTTCCGCTtatggatggcaacgggtacaaaTTACCGCGTGCCTGCGGGTAAAAACCCGCTAGGGCTAGAATTTGGGTTTGAATTTGTACCCACAGGTACGGGTGCGGGTTTATATTTGAACCCGACAGGTAAAATTTTGCGgatttaaaaaaattgtacccATACCTGTTTACCCACGAACCCACAAAATTAACTGACACGTGGACTCCATATACAACTATATAATCACTTGTGATAGGGTTCCATTCATTCCTTCCATCCCCCTCCCCGTTCCCCTCCCTGCCTCCCTTTcacagccgccgcccctgctcccgtcccccgccgccgccgctagccagCCCGCGCCAGCGCAGCAGCGCTcctccaagccgcc
The Panicum virgatum strain AP13 chromosome 6N, P.virgatum_v5, whole genome shotgun sequence genome window above contains:
- the LOC120678651 gene encoding mediator of RNA polymerase II transcription subunit 25-like isoform X3, with product MAAVERQLVVAVEGTAAMGPYWSTIVADYVEKIVRNFCASELPGQKLAGAPPELALVVFHTHGPYSAFGVQRSGWTKDTDAFLSWLSGISFSGGGFSEASTCEGLAEALTILQGSPNTTTQSHQNHEAQKHCILVTASNPYPLPTPVYRLPTQSTDHKENIESSKEPSIADAETVAKSFAQCSVSLSVISPKQVPTLKAIYNAGKRNPRAADPSVDHAKNPHFLVLLSENFMEARTALSRPLHGNMAPNQTITKMDTAPAVTMSGPTSNANSSVNGPMIGRQSVGVGGISTATIKVEPATVPPMVSAPTFSHITPISNVASQGISALQTSSPSHISQEADVANDSVQEHKPIINPVQQPVRPGGHGSLLNNLSQVRLMNSTSLTRGATSMGLPNIGTTPIQVHISNMISSGMTSTPSVISSMSGPGQPIAAQQMVQSTGLGSFGSNTSTVSGNSNVAVSSSLPNIQSSMGMGQSVQPVAQGGLMAGSQLGQGGIGANQNVMGGQGGIGANQNVMGGLGSTAISSAPAMMPTPGMAQQTGVNSLGVTNNSAMNMPIGQHPNGQQAPPKYVKIWEGTLSGQRQGQPVFICKLEGYRSGIASETLLADWPETMQIVRLIVQEHMNNKQYVGKADFLVFRTLNQHGFLGQLQEKKLDMVVFKPQVSTQQPPMQQQQLQQQQQQLQQQLLQQQHMHMQQQGLPLQQQQLPL
- the LOC120678651 gene encoding mediator of RNA polymerase II transcription subunit 25-like isoform X2, translated to MAAVERQLVVAVEGTAAMGPYWSTIVADYVEKIVRNFCASELPGQKLAGAPPELALVVFHTHGPYSAFGVQRSGWTKDTDAFLSWLSGISFSGGGFSEASTCEGLAEALTILQGSPNTTTQSHQNHEAQKHCILVTASNPYPLPTPVYRLPTQSTDHKENIESSKEPSIADAETVAKSFAQCSVSLSVISPKQVPTLKAIYNAGKRNPRAADPSVDHAKNPHFLVLLSENFMEARTALSRPLHGNMAPNQTITKMDTAPAVTMSGPTSNANSSVNGPMIGRQSVGVGGISTATIKVEPATVPPMVSAPTFSHITPISNVASQGISALQTSSPSHISQEADVANDSVQEHKPIINPVQQPVRPGGHGSLLNNLSQVRLMNSTSLTRGATSMGLPNIGTTPIQVHISNMISSGMTSTPSVISSMSGPGQPIAAQQMVQSTGLGSFGSNTSTVSGNSNVAVSSSLPNIQSSMGMGQSVQPVAQGGLMAGSQLGQGGIGANQNVMGGQGGIGANQNVMGGLGSTAISSAPAMMPTPGMAQQTGVNSLGVTNNSAMNMPIGQHPNGQQAPPKYVKIWEGTLSGQRQGQPVFICKLEGYRSGIASETLLADWPETMQIVRLIVQEHMNNKQYVGKADFLVFRTLNQHGFLGQLQEKKLCAVIQLTSQTLLLSMSDKAGRLIGMLFPGDMVVFKPQVSTQQPPMQQQQLQQQQQQLQQQLLQQQHMHMQQQGLPLQQQQLPL
- the LOC120678651 gene encoding mediator of RNA polymerase II transcription subunit 25-like isoform X4, which translates into the protein MAAVERQLVVAVEGTAAMGPYWSTIVADYVEKIVRNFCASELPGQKLAGAPPELALVVFHTHGPYSAFGVQRSGWTKDTDAFLSWLSGISFSGGGFSEASTCEGLAEALTILQGSPNTTTQSHQNHEAQKHCILVTASNPYPLPTPVYRLPTQSTDHKENIESSKEPSIADAETVAKSFAQCSVSLSVISPKQVPTLKAIYNAGKRNPRAADPSVDHAKNPHFLVLLSENFMEARTALSRPLHGNMAPNQTITKMDTAPAVTMSGPTSNANSSVNGPMIGRQSVGVGGISTATIKVEPATVPPMVSAPTFSHITPISNVASQGISALQTSSPSHISQEADVANDSVQEHKPIINPVQQPVRPGGHGSLLNNLSQVRLMNSTSLTRGATSMGLPNIGTTPIQVHISNMISSGMTSTPSVISSMSGPGQPIAAQQMVQSTGLGSFGSNTSTVSGNSNVAVSSSLPNIQSSMGMGQSVQPVAQGGLMAGSQLGQGGIGANQNVMGGQGGIGANQNVMGGLGSTAISSAPAMMPTPGMAQQTGVNSLGVTNNSAMNMPIGQHPNGQQAPPKYVKIWEGTLSGQRQGQPVFICKLEGYRSGIASETLLADWPETMQIVRLIVQEHMNNKQYVGKADFLVFRTLNQHGFLGQLQEKKLLLCGWF
- the LOC120678651 gene encoding mediator of RNA polymerase II transcription subunit 25-like isoform X1, which gives rise to MAAVERQLVVAVEGTAAMGPYWSTIVADYVEKIVRNFCASELPGQKLAGAPPELALVVFHTHGPYSAFGVQRSGWTKDTDAFLSWLSGISFSGGGFSEASTCEGLAEALTILQGSPNTTTQSHQNHEAQKHCILVTASNPYPLPTPVYRLPTQSTDHKENIESSKEPSIADAETVAKSFAQCSVSLSVISPKQVPTLKAIYNAGKRNPRAADPSVDHAKNPHFLVLLSENFMEARTALSRPLHGNMAPNQTITKMDTAPAVTMSGPTSNANSSVNGPMIGRQSVGVGGISTATIKVEPATVPPMVSAPTFSHITPISNVASQGISALQTSSPSHISQEADVANDSVQEHKPIINPVQQPVRPGGHGSLLNNLSQVRLMNSTSLTRGATSMGLPNIGTTPIQVHISNMISSGMTSTPSVISSMSGPGQPIAAQQMVQSTGLGSFGSNTSTVSGNSNVAVSSSLPNIQSSMGMGQSVQPVAQGGLMAGSQLGQGGIGANQNVMGGQGGIGANQNVMGGLGSTAISSAPAMMPTPGMAQQTGVNSLGVTNNSAMNMPIGQHPNGQQAPPKYVKIWEGTLSGQRQGQPVFICKLEGYRSGIASETLLADWPETMQIVRLIVQEHMNNKQYVGKADFLVFRTLNQHGFLGQLQEKKLCAVIQLTSQTLLLSMSDKAGHGGVQTSGINSATTNAAATATATTTTVTAAAAATATHAYAAARPSTSAAAVATLATAAAADAADATTAVANAADSTTVVADAANATTADTDAAAAAADATDATSPAAASADATNATPAAAADATDATPAAADATPATYAANAASAVTDAAPAAAPDGGHRNGAAVHAGPQSGSADDAREDCAAGARQHAWGRLPILKHLLSAGHQMTKGFTLALMVEMFPGVTFN